The DNA sequence TATTTGTTTATTTTCTCCATTTGTGCCTTTCTTCATTAAAACCCATTAAAGCCCACGTTGTATTtgtgctttgcgcttaaagccccgaagtaccttagagcttttttgcgcttttcgcctttgataacactgtgTTCGACAATTAATAGATTGTTAAGTTTAAGGAGTAAGGTGTGGAAAAAGTTTTAGGCTAATGAAACTCCGCATGAGGTGATTGTTTATGCAACTTGTTATTGTAATGCCCTGCTACTCCTTTTGTTATGCACGAAATGGTTCCGCATGAAAAACAAATACAGAGAAGTCCTTAATGCATGTAGTTAAAAATTGTTCAGCTGATGAATGCATTTTCTTTTTTGCTCTATTTCAATATACAGTAATTGTGCCAAGTGTATGTGTTTTTCCTTTAGTTCTATTTTAACCTTTTGGAGTTTAGAGTTTAATGTAAGGGAATAGGGGCTAAAGTCCAGTGCTTTCTCCTTAGACcttctttttgtcttttgaaaaaataatgatatttggcacgtgattATTCATATTTGACCACACTAGAGATAATTGAACACCTTTTGTATTCTCTATTTGCATTTTATGTACTATGCGTATATTTTATAGTACAAATAAATAGACATCTCTATTTTGAGATGGGACTAATACTCTGTAAGAACATGATGTGAATGGCCAACGTTTAGGACATACTTTTTAGGCTACCGcgattattaaaaaaaatggaTAAATACTGGAGACTCAAAGCATGCTCGGTTCTTGAACATGTTGGTTATCAGTTGCAAAATGTGTGCCCTGAATTCAAATGCCTACTTCGATATATTTTTGCTATCTCTTTGACAACGTCTACTTTTTTTCATTTTTGCTTTTGTCatctttattttctattattctaCTTTTGGAATTTCATGGGTCCTTATATAGTTTCCTTTCGTTTTTGCAGCTTAAACTTTGTGATTAAAATCAATGTTATTTCAGCAATCAGTTCTTCTGTGTGAGTACTCATTCGAGGTAATTTCTTTGACCTTCTATGTGAAGTTCATATTGGTTTGAATGCTGGGTTCTGGTTTTCAATTAATTACCTTTTAATTACTCAATTTCTAACAAAGAAATGTGGTATAAGACTGTCATGGATAATGGTGAATTTGACCCATTGCTATATTGTCCAAGCAATTTAAAATATATGGATGGATACCTAGCTATGAATCCTCTATATCAATCATCTGTATATGAGGTCATGTTGCGACGATGTGTATTAACTTGTCGTAAACTAATGGCTCATTCTGGCATCTTATGCAGTGATTGAAAGGTTTAATGAGCTGAACTTGTTAGTTGTGAAGAGTGGCATAGATTTGTGTGCTGGACTGGTATACAGTAGTGTCCAAGCGCCTGTTCTTAGACAGACTGAATTCTCAGTAAAGTAATACTACATGTCATTCTTTATTATCCATTTTTTGCTACATTTTCATAGTAAAACCAAGAGAACTGCTGCTGTTTTAGTACAAAATTCTTTATTTGTCATTGATAATAAAACTTGATCCATATGTAGAGCCAATAGCAGAGGAGCTCTGTAGTCACTGTTAACTTCCTCAATATTACTCGATTTCAACTTCACGCTAAGCAACTGTTGGTTCGTCTTGTCTTTTAGTGATCTCTTCCGAGAGAGTGAATATGGAGGGAGGAACGAATATATATCACGAGAGGCAAAGATTACAGTTCTGCCTCTTACATTCCCTCAACAATCTCTTCCAGGTACACTAATAATCCCCTTTATGCTTTTTTCTAGTTTGATTGCTTAGAAATTTAGGTCAATTAGCCTACATGTGATTACCCtttattaaattgaataattttttttggGACAAAACCCATGTTGGTATGTTGACATATTGATTGCACTCACATTGTAAATCAGGGGAAAGATGTGTTTACAAGAGCCGAATTGAATTCCATTGCTGAAAAACTTGATATCGATGACCCTAACAGGGGAATCTGGAATCCTGTGTCAATTGTATTTAAGCCTCATCATAATGCAATAACCGGGAACTATGATATAAACGTATTGATTGCTGCACTGGAACAGAAAGGCAAAACTGTTGTTTGGCACGATAGGCGAAATGGGGCTTCTTCAATTGTTCTCGATGATCGACTGATGGGAATTGTTGTTAATGTTCCTGTTAGAAAGTTTGGTGACCTTTGGAGAAGCAGACATTGGGTTACATTAAGATGTATTCAGGGGGTTTGGTATAATCTGGACAGTGACTTTGCTGCTCCTTATGCTTTTAAAGATAGCCAAGAAGTTGGGGAGTTCTTGGATGGTATCATTGCTGCTGGTGCTGAGGTTTTACTGGTAATGAACGATAAATAATGAGTCGTAAAATGTTCTGAACTGTGAACTGTAGATGGACATGTACCAAGTAATAACTGTTAAGTTTCTGTAAATACACCTCTCTTCAttcaaaaattatagttaaaCTTTTCAATATTGATTCCATATGAGAGATCATCAATATCTCTAACTTTATGTTCCACACAAGTAAATTGCTTGTATTGTTCCCCACATGTATAGAACCCAgtggttagatttgagcaaaTTATTTCAAAATCATTAGTTACTATCTATGTTGCATAATTTTTGGATGATCCGACGCGATTGCAACAATATTTGAATGATCCGACGCGATTGCAACAATATTTTTGAAGGATTCAAGCAACATAAATTACCATCAAGCGAATAGTTTTATATGAGGTGAAGAAGCGCTAGTATTCATGAGGCTCCATAAAATGGTTGTTTATATTTGATCTCTCAATAATTATTGAGTGTGTCAAGCCAGTATATCATACATTAGGAGGACCAACCAAGCATCAAATAAAGGGTGAGATAAAAGTAAGCATTTGTTTCTAATATCTCCAATAAAAATGAAATTCTTTGTTAAACACTAATAATAAATGCAAATGTAAATTAATTTCCTTTTCCATCTTCAGAGAATCTGACTAATTGCATTTGTTGTTTTACCATATCTTCTAGATTTGAAATTTTTATGGAGTGTAATCAATTGATTAGTTGTTGCACCATCTATATATATTCCAGGACTGCTGTTGTGAGTCCatgtacaaaacaaaatgatTTCATAGAGATTTCAGATATACGTAGTTATTATTAATAGAAGATGGA is a window from the Nicotiana tomentosiformis chromosome 10, ASM39032v3, whole genome shotgun sequence genome containing:
- the LOC104114633 gene encoding josephin-like protein isoform X1, which codes for MISSERVNMEGGTNIYHERQRLQFCLLHSLNNLFQGKDVFTRAELNSIAEKLDIDDPNRGIWNPVSIVFKPHHNAITGNYDINVLIAALEQKGKTVVWHDRRNGASSIVLDDRLMGIVVNVPVRKFGDLWRSRHWVTLRCIQGVWYNLDSDFAAPYAFKDSQEVGEFLDGIIAAGAEVLLVMNDK
- the LOC104114633 gene encoding josephin-like protein isoform X2, with product MEGGTNIYHERQRLQFCLLHSLNNLFQGKDVFTRAELNSIAEKLDIDDPNRGIWNPVSIVFKPHHNAITGNYDINVLIAALEQKGKTVVWHDRRNGASSIVLDDRLMGIVVNVPVRKFGDLWRSRHWVTLRCIQGVWYNLDSDFAAPYAFKDSQEVGEFLDGIIAAGAEVLLVMNDK